A portion of the Lolium rigidum isolate FL_2022 chromosome 1, APGP_CSIRO_Lrig_0.1, whole genome shotgun sequence genome contains these proteins:
- the LOC124684396 gene encoding peptidyl-prolyl cis-trans isomerase FKBP13, chloroplastic-like, whose product MAPSTSTSTTASPLSRILLSLPKPSTAQPSRCAKAPSTDSAAAAGAKKKNLVFSRREAAATALSTLLSRVLPAVAAETDVASAATGECALETTPSGLAYCDRVVGAGAEAVKGQLIKAHYRGMLEDGTVFDSSYGRGRPLTIMVGVGEVIKGWDLCIAGGEGIPPMRVGGKRSLKLPPELAYGEKGAGCRGWEPTSCVIPPNSTLLFDVEYVGRASS is encoded by the exons ATGgctccctccacctccacctccaccaccgcgtcGCCGCTCTCCCGCATCCTCCTCAGCCTCCCGAAGCCCAGCACCGCCCAGCCCTCCCGCTGCGCCAAAGCGCCGAGCACGGACTCCGCCGCGGCCGCGGGCGCCAAAAAGAAAAACCTCGTCTTCAGCCGCCGCGAGGCCGCGGCCACGGCGCTCTCCACCCTCCTCTCCCGCGTCCTCCCCGCCGTAGCCGCTGAGACCGACGTCGCGTCGGCCGCCACAGGCGAGTGCGCGCTCGAGACGACCCCCTCCGGCCTCGCCTACTGCGACCGcgtcgtcggcgccggcgccgaggCCGTCAAAGGCCAGCTCATCAAG GCGCACTACCGGGGGATGCTGGAGGACGGCACGGTGTTCGACAGCAGCTACGGCCGCGGGAGGCCGCTCACCATCATGGTCGGCGTCGGGGAGGTGATCAAGGGATGGGACCTCTGCATCGCCGGCGGCGAAGGGATCCCGCCCATGCGAGTCG GTGGGAAGCGGAGCCTGAAGCTGCCGCCGGAGCTGGCGTACGGGGAGAAGGGGGCCGGCTGCAGGGGGTGGGAGCCCACGTCCTGCGTCATCCCACCCAACTCCACGCTCCTCTTCGACGTCGAGTACGTCGGCAGGGCATCCTCATGA